The stretch of DNA ATTAATTAAGGgggttaattaattaatcaggTATAATTTTCccaaaaatttcttttaatattatttttttattacttttaatttttctcgTGCACAATTTTTGGTATCAAAGTTTAACAAGAATTTCTAGTAGTGGATTTTAGGAGAAACTAGTCTGTCAACTTGCTTTTCTCTACTTTCGTTTTTGTTTACTTCAATGAATTAGTAATTGAGATATTAACAGTTAATTTTTAAACTGAATATTTGATATTCTTAATTTATCAGGCAACCGAAAGATGTGGTAAAAGCTGTGAAGAAGAGATTACAACATAGGAGCTCTAAAGTTCAAATACTAGCTCTCACGGTACTTTCCTTATTTACCTCTAGTTGTTCTTTGTGGCTGTGCCTTTCAAtacttaaatttgaaattcattTGTTTGAGACTTGATGATTTATGGTTTCTGGTTATCTGTTGCTTAGCTTCTGGAGACTATGGTGAAGAACTGTGGTGAGTATGTGCACTTTCAAATTGCCGAGAGGAGCGTATTGGAGGAGATGATAAAGATTGTAAGAAAGAAGGtaaggtggtggtggtggttggAAACTTCAGATGCATTCTGTTTTAATTTGCACATTTGATTGGAAAATGTTCATTTTAGAGCAGTGAATATCAAAGTTTAATGCAAAGATCATGACTTAATTTACTTTACTATAATGGCATCTGATGTTGTTGTTTAACAGCATCTTATGCCTTGTTTAATTTATATCCAAATCAAGTTTGATGCGCTACTCTTGTATATCATTAATGGCCTATATTTTATAATGTCTACGTTCTAGTGGGAGATTTATCATGTGATCCTACATTCAACCATTGCATTCATcattatatttgtatatatttcaAATCCAGTTTCCTTAATTCCTTCCATGTTAGATAGGTTATGGGATCATGGACTCAATTATCTGAAAATTGATGTGGTATTTCCaagtcaaaataaaatactataatgTTAAGTTGGCCCccttatgattaattaattaacctgAACATGTATCAGCgttgtcaaatagcggctatAGTGCTATAGCATAGCGGAATTCGAACTAATTACAATTGATCTGTGATAACGGTATTTAGTACTAAGTGTCGTCAAATAGAGGTTATAGTGGCACTATAGTACTATAGCATAGCGGAGTTTGAACAATCCCCTATTTTTTGGAACTGTGATTGACAACGCTCATATGTATATCCAAAACAATGTTAGTATTGATGCTTTTTGGATATAGTGGAACTTTATTTATGTTTGATAACTAATGTGTGagctatttaaatttttttatattcttgtGGGTTGTCTCATCTGACATAAATGCATGTAATGATAATTTAGGCAGACATGCATGTGAGGGATAAAATTTTAGTACTGCTGGACTCGTGGCAAGAGGCGTTCGGAGGTGCTGGTGGAAAATATCCTCAGTACTATTGGGCATATGAGGAATTAAAGGTAAGTGTATTGCTGTCTACTCAATAATATATCTTGATTATCGTTTATCTAATCTTGATAGCTTCATGTGCAAAGCGGGATGCCAGATTGTGAAAGTTGTTATTCACTTAACTACCGTtgattttctataaaataataGCCACTATTTCATTTTACGGGTGAAATTTCACTTTTGGatatttttagaaaacaaattttgttattatatgtttttccaaatttgtattttataacttaatttgGCACCTCAATAATTTGTATacaaatctttttttattttgcaattcTCTCGGGACAAATAGTTTGATTGGATGAATAATAAAGGTATGTTTTGTTTcagaaaacattttttattttcagtttCCTGTTTTCAGAGTTTTGTACCGTTTCCGTTACAAAActtgaaaaataagaaataaagtaAAAACACGGTTGCATAGAAAAATGTTTCCCGACGTCGAACAAGCCCTAAGGTTGCATACCGAACCTCAGTGTGAAGAACTATCCCCATGTAAAACCCAACCATCATCGCTTTTTTCGCAAAATTACGTTGAACTATGGTATTGAAATTGCATTAATATCCGCATGATCATAAACCATAACTACATGTGAATCATAATTCAATGGCTGCTAAATCATATCATAAACTTATTGTGTTGGATTTTATAAATGACAGAGATCTGGAGTTTCTTTTCCGAGGCGTTCACCAGATGCAGCTCCAATATTTACTCCACCTCTAACTCATCCATCTTTAAGACATATGCAAGCTGGATATGGGATGCCAAGCAATTCTTCAAAAACACTAGATGAAACAATGGCAACAGAGATTGAAAGTTTGAGGTGAAACTCTTTTTTTTGTGTGCTGGTCACCTATGCTTCTGCTGATATGTTGTGTCGCTGAACTTCTATATGTGgccaacattatatttttttggctAATTTTTCCCTTTAAATCCTCAGTATGTCAAGCTTGGAGTCCATGCGGCATGTGTTGGACCTATTGAGTGACATGCTACAAGCTGTAAATCCCAGTGACCGTGGGGTATGTTTAACAGTGTTGTTTGGCCTTTCTAAATCCTCTTTGCAACTAAGTAAAATGGTTAAGTGTTTGTTTTTTATGCTCTATAGGCTGTAAAAGACGAAGTAATTGTTGATCTTGTTGATCGTTGTCGCACCAACCAGAAGAAATTGATGCAGATGCTGACAACAACTGGGTTAGTTCCATTAAACTGGCTATAGCATTTGGCGACACATcaaaatataattgtgttgcCTTTGAAATTTGTGTCCATAGGATTTGTggaatattaatatatattgtaCCATATTGGTTATGTTGTAGGGATGAGGAACTTCTTGGGCGGGGCCTCGAACTGAACGATAGTATTCAAAGTTTGCTTGCAAGGCACGATGCAATTGCTTCCGGCACTTCTTTTCCAATTCCAGGTGCAAGTTCCAGTACTATGTCACCTGAAGTTCAAGCCAGTATCAATCAAAATGAAGTACAGACCTCCATCCCCTCCGAGTCTGTTTCAACACCTAAAGCTAGCCCTCCTGCCACAGTTTATTCTGAAACAAGGGGTGAGAGtgatgaagaggaagaagacgagTTTGCACAGCTAGCTCGAAGGTATTGTTATGTTTCTTAAATTGATATTACAGTGCCCATGATTATTATGGAACCAATTTTCTTATCCATTGCACCTTTCATATGAATTTAGGATGTGTAACATGACTAACATCCAAAAACAAATAGTTTAGTACTCCCTCTGTTCCTTTATAACTGTTGCTATTGTAGatgaattttgtttatatttatttgacaacgtGAACACTAATTGTTATTTTGCCAATAATACCTTAACTATTTACTTTAGAGAGAGAAATAGGTGGAAGAATgagataataaatagttaaaggTATTATAGAACAAGACAAATAATTCTATCAAAAGTAACAAAATTATTGGTACGACTAAATAACCTTAGAATGACAACTAAAAAGAAATGGAGGTAGTATGTCTGCTAATAAAATGCATTTTGGGTTTATTCATGTGTGGATTTGCATGGACAACAGGACAAGTGAATTATCTACTGATTTCGTTTATCCGAAATAGGAATCTTTGCATGAAGTGTttcttgttttttaaatttacactACATGCCATTTCATTCTATCCTATTTGACAAGCTCAGCTCTATATTGTAAGcatgtaaatattttttcatcatCAAAGATTTTCCTGTAAATTGCAATATGCAACATGCTGCCAGTCAGATTATGGTTAATCAAACTGTTCAATTATGTCAGTAAtgttttaatcaattaattattttgaactCTTTAATGCTGCAGGCATTCTAAGGCACAGTCAGTGACTTCAAAAGATGCTACAATTGGATCTAGCGAAAATTCCTATGTGCCAGAGCCCTCAACATCCAATGCATTAGCTCTTCCCGACCCACCGGCACCTATTAGTACTTCAAAAGATCAGGACATCATTGACTTACTAAGCATCACTTTGTCCTTGACGCCATCTTCTCCGCCGACATCGTATCTGCCATCAGCTCCTAACCAAGGGATGCATCAGATACCTGCTCCATCTAAAACCGAAGGTTATTCTTATGCTCCTCAAACGTATCCTGGAAATTTGCCATACAACAACAGTTATGTTGCTCCTTGGGCTCAACCTCAATCTAAATCAGAGTTTCAAACACAGCAGCCTCGACAACAGATGTATCAATCTCAGCCCCAACCCACAACCTCTCCCTCACCTCAACAATTGCACGCACGTTATGAATCCGAGCAAGCGCTGCATCATCAACATTCCCAACAGCCCCAATCGGAACTTCCTCAATCACAGTCGCAGAATCAACACCGGCAATATAACCCTCCTCAGCCTCAACATCATCCACATTTACAGTCTCAACCACAACCACAACCACAGTTGCAAATACAGTCTCAACCTCAGCATCAACCACAATTTCAGAATCAACATATTCAATACGCTGCAAGATATCCTCCACCGCCATGGGCTGCTACACCCGGATATGCCAACTATCAAGGCCATTTATCAGCTCCAAATGCGATTTCGACTTCTCAAGGAAATGCGACAGCATCTTATCCTCCTGCACAAGGGGTTAGCAGGCCCTTGCAACATAATAATTCATTCACTTCACCAGGAATAGATCCCAGAGGGAATTCTGGACAAAGACCCTTTGTTCCATCTTACAagttatttgaagatttgaatgTGTTTGGAAACACTGATGGAAGGGTAAGTGGTACATCATCGAACGTGTCGGGGACAATGGGACCTGGTATGGTTGGCGGACGTAAgtgaaagttttaattttatgttcATCTATGTATAAAAAAGAATGTGATGTTGATAATTTGAAGTGCTGTATACCAGTATTGCTAGCTTCTTCACATTTGCAATTTATGTAAGTTTTTTAGATTGATGGAAGTCATTAGTTTTGAGTGTTACCTAACTCAGATGACAGATGGAACATTCTTTGATATAAGATTTTAGTTTCTGGTAGTGGTTCTTATCTTCAAGTTGTTTCATTTCATTGATCTTCAagctctaaaaaaataaatgaacatAAAACGCACGTTCCTGTCTGTAATTTAAAGGGTAATGTGATACACTTGCATGTCTATTGTAGATATAGGACATGTTTGGATAAACGTCTTAGTGCATATGTAAAggttattttgatattaaaaaaaagataactaaAGTCAAACTACAAAAATGTATTTGTAAACTATTCTATATTTCTTAAGAGtttatagaaataaattaaaagtagttTATTGACatgtaaaaatttatgtaaGTTCTTTTAAACAATCTCACAAATGCTACTGCAGCTAGGTATAAATCTACATAAATAagtcactttaaaaaaaataataataaacaggTAGAATTCATGCATCTAATATACATACACAAATCCATGTTTGAATATATAAATCAATGCACATAGACATCTGATGCTGGATTTATTTACATAAGTATAATCTGTATGAAATCTGATCTGGactttgtatacttattttaagtattttacaCTGACCGTGCATGGCATTAAACtttagttattatatgttttttgttgCAGCATTCATTTATTTTAGGTAGATTAATATTATAGGGGTTAACGAAAATCTTTAGGGGAGAATAATAACACATGATATTATTACTGGACCTCATTTAAAATGGTTGTGACCTTTCAGTAGAACAAACAATTAATGGATGAAACTGTGgtagagattaaaaaataaaaaataaaagagtttaactaataattataatatcgTTGGTGTagaaatcaatttatttatgtacCCAATTATATTGCAGCAAAGCTTATACCCAAAGCTTGTGGACCGTAGTCACgggaaataaaaatatattcatccCTATTACTGTAGAGTGAAGGTTCatttaacttataatttttttgttttttaatcgaattttaattttttatagtgtaaaatacattattaaatTCTACCTTTCGATAGTAGATTGGAGAGGCAAAATCAAGAGATACACGAGATACAAAAATCTTGTAATCTGATAttagatttaaaataaaaaaccaatacaaaatatattttttttaagtagatAAAATTGTAAAGAAATTCAAATCTACGAAATTCCGAAATATAATATCTAATCTAATAATTTCGTCATTTACcagttaaatataaaatatatttgtatatgtataataaggattaaatttatattaaaaatataaacatacaATTTTACTTTATCATctcattatttaatataaatatttaaaaatgagaaTATAATTAAGAATGTAATAGTTTTTAAGATATTTAAaaccaattatttttttaaaatagaaataatcaaattttataaggatataaaaaaataaaccatTTAACactgttatgtttatttaatagtctaataattaattttaccaaAACTTCAAGCTATACATGAATTCGCAAACTAGCTAATAATAACTTTAGGAATTAtgacatttgttaaaaataacattcaCAATACTGGGAGGAAATATCATTAACAAGCAGATGAGCAATAAAATTGCTTGTTGCTTAGTGAATCTAACTGAAAATTTGGTTTGGAATGGAGAAAAGTGTAGATTGTCCTTTCCCAATAATAGCTATGCAACCATAACCATTGGACTGACTTAAAGCTATCGATACTATCCACAACTATTTTGGAGTTTAAGTTAAAAATCACATGAAATTAAGTCTTCTCACCCTTTTTAaagaaatcaattaaattaatttatttgaatttatctaaataattaattttataaaactgtTTTGAATAACTTATTAAAACAACTTCTGAtatttataagttgttttcaacttatatttgtAAGAACACTTGTATAagttataaaaacaattttaacttatataaaaatgtttgataaacatttaataaaaatagtaatccAATGAGAGCAAATACCAAGCTGATATAACTTCATACCAATCTTTCCTTGCAAAATAATCTCCAATATTCTCTTGTACAAATTCTCTAATATTCTCTTTTACAAATTCCTActctattttttctattaaatgcATATTGGTTTTtcttttagttaaaatcaattctagagatatttgatttttgcatGTTTGAAGTGTTATCGAGTAAAACCAATTATACTTCTGAAATCGATTATAATTTGAAGTCATTATAGcttgaatataaaaattatttttacagtaaaatttattgtttaacttatttatacttaaatatatttaaatataaatcattttatgttgaattcaattttaattacaatcaatttataaaattaatttcaattacCACATACCCAATTTCACTAAGATGAAAGAAAGAAGCGTCAACATTTATTTTCGATTACCTTATAAGCGATTATACCAAAATAGAGTTCGATTGTACGCATGAATATGTTgtagaattatttaattatttaaataaccTTATTTGGATGACAAATGAATCCTGTCCTCACATGAGTAAGACTTCGTATTTGAACTTAACTTTGTGGAGTAGtgaaataaacaataaaaatcgTTCAAAAAAATGACTGtacataacaattaaaaaattatgtaaaaataataaaaatttcttttaacttgacatttatttctatttttttttaatagaaaaacgGATAAATATCTCTATAACTAATTCACATAATtacaaattttcatatttgaacTCAACACAACATCCAAACAAACATCATCACATTTTACTgatacttatatttatttatgtgtatAACAAATGTGCATCCAAACAAACATCATCACATTTTACCgatacttatatttatttatgtgtatAACAAATGTGCATCCAAACACACATCATCACATTTTACcgatacttttatttatttatgtgtatAACAAATGTGGCGCTcatatttatagattttttagTGAATAGTTAATCATCACcattattagaggtatattctgCATAAATCAATTGCCATGCCCGCTCTTTGATTTTGGAGTATCCCTACGTCTTATTTTTGAACATCTTAGGCTCTATTTGGcagaattataaattattataaattatctgAGAACTAACATATAACGTATGTTATAGTTGCTAATTTAAAGCTTATAACtgaaaaattaatgattaaaaaagtgttttgataaatttaatttttgcaatgacaaaataacataaaagtacaaaattatttatttactatttaatcaaaaaagtatagttatttaatttttaataaataaaaatgttttctaAAAGagattgttttttcttttgcaaGAAATGATAAATGTAATACCACcgctctataaaaaaaaaatatagaagtaATAGCACCAAAAAGAAGATATAAAAGAGAGTTAGTGATAAATTAGTGGAAcagttatattttatataaaaataaaaaaatacaattataaaaaaatatataaaaaactataaaCTCAAACGCTACATGAAATGACTATCAAAATAACTATAAGTTAGGAAAAAATGTATGTATTCTAAACACGTCTCATTTAATCTAAAAAGCTTATAAGCTAGTTATATTAGTTTATTGAGATTATTTAGTCTGAGATGGAAGAAATTTTGCACACTTGAACAAACTTGTGAATTTAATTACATGGTGGTGAAAACAAAGGTACCCAAATTCTACAGAAACTACAATCATGAATGAAAAAGCCCCATTTACAGGAGTCAACATCCACATCTGTCAACAAACTAGATTATGTTTTCAGATAAAAGAAATTTACAAATAAAGAAAGGGTGGAAAATAGCACACAAAACAggaatgaaaaataattagagATAGAATGATATTTACACATATACGAAGATGACCTTATTTGTCGGAGCCTCCAATATGCTTCTTTCTTTCTGTCAAATGCAACCCTCTGTTATGGAGGCTAACGAATACCTGCATACACTGCCAGAAAAATTTACCCCTACCAAT from Cicer arietinum cultivar CDC Frontier isolate Library 1 chromosome 3, Cicar.CDCFrontier_v2.0, whole genome shotgun sequence encodes:
- the LOC101514540 gene encoding TOM1-like protein 6, which gives rise to MMAASSSSATVAVEKATSDLLMGPDWTMNIEICDSINSNHWQPKDVVKAVKKRLQHRSSKVQILALTLLETMVKNCGEYVHFQIAERSVLEEMIKIVRKKADMHVRDKILVLLDSWQEAFGGAGGKYPQYYWAYEELKRSGVSFPRRSPDAAPIFTPPLTHPSLRHMQAGYGMPSNSSKTLDETMATEIESLSMSSLESMRHVLDLLSDMLQAVNPSDRGAVKDEVIVDLVDRCRTNQKKLMQMLTTTGDEELLGRGLELNDSIQSLLARHDAIASGTSFPIPGASSSTMSPEVQASINQNEVQTSIPSESVSTPKASPPATVYSETRGESDEEEEDEFAQLARRHSKAQSVTSKDATIGSSENSYVPEPSTSNALALPDPPAPISTSKDQDIIDLLSITLSLTPSSPPTSYLPSAPNQGMHQIPAPSKTEGYSYAPQTYPGNLPYNNSYVAPWAQPQSKSEFQTQQPRQQMYQSQPQPTTSPSPQQLHARYESEQALHHQHSQQPQSELPQSQSQNQHRQYNPPQPQHHPHLQSQPQPQPQLQIQSQPQHQPQFQNQHIQYAARYPPPPWAATPGYANYQGHLSAPNAISTSQGNATASYPPAQGVSRPLQHNNSFTSPGIDPRGNSGQRPFVPSYKLFEDLNVFGNTDGRVSGTSSNVSGTMGPGMVGGRK